A window of Chrysoperla carnea chromosome 3, inChrCarn1.1, whole genome shotgun sequence genomic DNA:
CTtgcaattaaatatattaaggaCACGTTTCAAGATGATTCTGTTTTATTAAAGCATGAATTAGCGTATTGCTTGGGACAAATGCAAGATGTAAATGCTATTCCTATTTTAAATTCAGTATTAGAAGATGTAGCTCAAGAACCTATGGTGAGACACGAAGCAGGtacgtttttaattaaatttcgatgGAACATCAATAAAGATTTAATTACTAACTTTTCTGTTTAGCTGAAGCATTAGGTGCTATAGGATCCGAAAACTCCcttcaaattttagaaaaatacagaaatgatCCTGTAATTGAAGTATCTGAAACATGTGAAATCGCTTTAAATCgtataaaatggttgcttaacAAAGATAATGAATCTGTTTCATCGAATCCTTATGCATCAGTTGATCCTGCACCTCCAACAAATATTAACAAtgttgaaacattaaaaaatattcttttagatGAATCTCTTCCATTATTTGAAAGATACCGAGCAATGTTTTCATTACGTAATATTATCAGTAAACCAGCAGTTGAAGCATTAGGTGCAGGATTACTACAAGGACAAAGTGCATTATTCCGACACGAAGTAGCATTTATTATGGGTCAATTACAAAGTGAACATAGTGtaccatttttaaaagaatcgTTGGAGAATAAAAATGAGAATGAAATGGTAAGACATGAATGTGCTGAAGCGTTAGGAGCTATCGCTACACCTGAttgtttagaaatattaaacaaGTACTTGCTAGATGATAAAAGAGTTGTTAAAGAAAGTTGTGAAGTTGCATTAGATATGAGTGAATATGAAAATAGTCCTGAATTTCAATATGCAAATACTTTGGTTCAAATAAgttcttaatatattttataaaataagttcaTTCAAAATACGAagctaaaattcaaaatattcagaAATCAGGTTTAGAAATGCCAACTCTCTGGATTCAATCCAGAGTACggattaattattataagattGTGATTtcgaattaaaacaaaatggcaTTGCTAAAATTTTGAGAGTTGTATTATGCAATATTTTATCACTGTCTCATTTTCTGTGTATTGTTcttgcataaattttaataaagattattttctataaaatttttaacatatttttttaatgatcccCTTTTTTCTTTAGGGATAAATGAAGTATACTTAAGGTCTAGATagcgtagtatttgacagtcattatAGAAGTGCTACTTTTGGAGGATGTTGTAAAGGTCGTGTCTAGCAAATTTTCCTTTACgtcgaaaaaattttagaatatagcCGAGGACCTTTCTTTCAGAGGGCCTGAAAATTCATAATTGCTTGGcaaacttaaaattgatgagAGTAATATTTAAATGGGAAGATAAAtaacaaatgcaaaaatcaatcagtcttattttttaaattttctaccctattttttctttaagaacaaaattattaattaattaattatttattatggtaATACATAAGATGAATGGTTGTGTGGGTATAGCACTTGCCTTTGAAACCAAGATACgctggttcgtatcctggtgtgattgacttttttacttttaaattaaatgaatttttcctgatgttaaaaattttccactcttttttagtttactttagtttattatctatataacccgccctcttgctATAAATAACGTCAGTTATACTAATGTCGTAAATTACTTTTCTGACAGGGGGTGGGaattatataatcataaatatatatctcactctttaaaatcatgttctcctgttacaaaatattaaaaaatatgtataaaattggcttgattattattaatttggaaCTTTTTAGATAACATGTCATATAtatatctcactcatattctcctattacaaaatattaaaaaatactgattttgcttgcttttttgttgtacatgctaaaaatttattattgttaaatgaaattttataagattttgtaacaggagaacatgttatttcacaaacaaacaaaaattaattatgttagtccCACCTTCCTACTTGTgtcataaatcatttttctgtcagggggtgggtatataaaatatacctcgctCTCTTACTTATTTGTCGCATTTGGTTCTTCTTataacaattatctaaaaaaaaaaaacacattatctcatctaattatttaattaaaaattaaccgGGACATTGCTAGATACTGCAGGTGGAGTCGACTAGGCTAGCCACTACTCCACCATTGACATGTTATATtaatcaataatgtaatatagaTACCTTTTACTctccttttttcaataaacttgtttttttaaacttagtatttgtttttcttaCTGACCTTTTTTCTTAGTCTATTGTTCGTCGTTTGTTCTTCATTGGTTGAAACTATGGGGGGGGGGGCTAACTTAAtgacaaataattgtttaatatataataaataaacatcgatcgaacaaataatttcaatgatcAAACAATGAAGAACAAACGACCAACAATGgattaaaatagatttattattaattaacctgaaacaaaattttgtggaGGATCAAATTACAGTAGCAACAACCTACATCACACAAAAAAAGCTTCCGAACCCTTTACAGCACATTATATCACacactttattaaatttattgtttagttGGTTCCACTGTAAAAAAGTGTGTtggtaacacttaaaaattatttatttcttttataatttttgcgtGTATCTGAGTGCTTGTGgtgagtaaaaattatttaatctcaAAACAtcatcttcaatattttttataaatgtagctagctacattatttttcaatgtaatcattaattctatttaattttcattatatttaaggGTACTCCTCAGTATTTCCGCAAAGGTTATTCGTAAACATGGTAAGTTACAACATATAAcctgacattttttttattgacgatattttattaatacatttttgtttaattacagCCACgtgaaattaaagaaattaaggATTTTCTCCTTAAAGCAAGAAGGAAAGATGcaaaatgtaagtttttttaaacagtttctatcagtattattttttgattccaCAGTTCCAGCTTcacttatcatttttaatatgttatgtGACGTTTTATACTGTGGAGATAAAAGACTGGTGCTTACCACggtttgtttaattataaacaaattgaaattaaatccagtgacaatttaaaaaaaatccttgaTGGTATTCATGCAATCCAGAATATTGATCAACTTTTTTTGATCGATGATTTTAGATAGTACAACGtatcatacaatttttaattgccGAAAGCTTGCTTCTAGATTAAAGCTTTACTCTTTTCCCCTTGATAATCGattcaacaattttataacatattttttcttatttatttctagctgttaaaataaagaagaacccagaaaatgttaaattcaaGGTTCGCTGTTCTAGATTTTTATACACCCTTGTAATCACCGACAAAGAAAAGGcagaaaaactaaaacaatcTCTACCACCaggtaaattatttacattttatgttgTTAATAATTCCACAGTTCCAGcttcatttatcatttttttaatattttaagtgacGTTTTATACTGTGGAGATAAAATGCTGGTGCTTACCACggtttgtttaattataaacaaattgaaattaaatccaGCGACATTTGTATAACCTCTTAATTACTTTTGGTTTCatgttttaaacataaaaatgattGTGCGTTGAGTCAACCTTTTTATTCCagaaacaatcaaaaattcCCCCATCTATGTTCTAAGTCTATAACGACATTCATAACTATTTctaattacaaaagtttataaattttcacctaatttgatgggagtaatagggtattccactatttttgaaaaagtacttcaaaatattgattttgctaataaaaagccaccaaaaattcgGAAacatacacacgctttcttgccaaaaacaaattaaatttttaacattttttaaactctatAACGCGGGCATTCGATTTGacgacgtaatatgggtatcactacacgaaataacacaaataagtttgacagatatattcatagacatttgattatattaaatataaatacttattatctatgtatatattatacccagctgtctacactgaactaactgatggtctatgactcataccgctatggcatcacagcagggcttatccgcgttttaggtcacgtgatatacagtttataaattacgatttttaatttaaatatatttacagaatatttaagtatatttttacataaattttaaattttttgaaaatttcattgtttatttttgactaacgataataccctattgccAAAGTCATCGTAAATTTATGACTAGTAATCAAAAACgtaactttaaaattcaatttttgacaaattaccacctttatattattttcaaataaattaaatgagattttaatttaaatttattttattttcaggtttacaagttaaagaagttaaataaggttaattattatgtattatttgtacaaaaataaactttaaaaaaatcattccagtgttattatttgatatatcCATAGGTATCAAAGATTTTGACGAATATCCCGTCATTATTTCTATCTATTcgacttaaggtagttcctccgcgaccgtccagtcaaaaagttttg
This region includes:
- the LOC123295586 gene encoding 60S ribosomal protein L38 yields the protein MPREIKEIKDFLLKARRKDAKSVKIKKNPENVKFKVRCSRFLYTLVITDKEKAEKLKQSLPPGLQVKEVK
- the LOC123295493 gene encoding deoxyhypusine hydroxylase, which produces MTNFTDENIAKIGEVLKDKNRPLKERFRALFTLRNIGGPLAIKYIKDTFQDDSVLLKHELAYCLGQMQDVNAIPILNSVLEDVAQEPMVRHEAAEALGAIGSENSLQILEKYRNDPVIEVSETCEIALNRIKWLLNKDNESVSSNPYASVDPAPPTNINNVETLKNILLDESLPLFERYRAMFSLRNIISKPAVEALGAGLLQGQSALFRHEVAFIMGQLQSEHSVPFLKESLENKNENEMVRHECAEALGAIATPDCLEILNKYLLDDKRVVKESCEVALDMSEYENSPEFQYANTLVQISS